In one window of Geotrypetes seraphini chromosome 3, aGeoSer1.1, whole genome shotgun sequence DNA:
- the SSTR4 gene encoding somatostatin receptor type 4 → MTTALDLLAPGEASRLLMNPKNRSRDAAAVAATEYPEAGGQRPGANRSADEPGARGDADMIAIQLVYAVVCLVGLAGNAMVIFVVLRYAKMKTATNIYILNLAIADELFMLSVPFLAASAALRHWPFGAGMCRAVLSVDGINMFTSVFCLTVLSVDRYVAVAHPLRAAKYRRPTVAKAINAGVWLVSFLVVSPIVAFAGTATARDGAVTCNLLWPRPGWSAFFVVYTFLLGFLLPVSCIGLCHVLIVAKMRAVALKAGWLQRGASERKITRMVLAVVAVFVVCWMPFYVVQLLNLFLAPIDDSVNHVSLILSYANSCANPILYGFFSDNFKRSFQRMVCLRWLESGTDEPVDYYATALKGRPCHSSGPLDFQQEALQAGPSCRHGAVTRTTTL, encoded by the coding sequence ATGACCACAGCTCTCGATCTGCTCGCGCCGGGCGAGGCCAGCCGGCTCCTGATGAACCCCAAGAACCGGTCCCGGGAcgcggcggcggtggcggcgACCGAGTACCCGGAGGCGGGCGGCCAGCGGCCGGGCGCGAACCGAAGCGCCGACGAGCCGGGCGCGCGGGGGGACGCCGACATGATCGCCATCCAGCTGGTGTACGCCGTGGTGTGCCTGGTGGGGCTGGCGGGCAACGCCATGGTCATCTTCGTGGTCCTGCGCTACGCCAAGATGAAGACGGCCACCAACATCTACATCCTCAACCTGGCCATCGCCGACGAGCTCTTCATGCTCAGCGTGCCCTTCCTGGCCGCGTCGGCGGCGCTGCGCCACTGGCCCTTCGGCGCGGGCATGTGCCGCGCCGTGCTCAGCGTGGACGGCATCAACATGTTCACCAGCGTCTTCTGCCTGACGGTGCTCAGCGTGGACCGCTACGTGGCCGTGGCGCACCCGCTGCGGGCGGCCAAGTACCGGCGGCCCACCGTGGCCAAGGCCATCAACGCCGGCGTCTGGCTCGTCTCCTTCCTCGTCGTCTCGCCCATCGTCGCCTTCGCCGGCACCGCCACCGCGCGCGACGGCGCGGTCACGTGCAACCTGCTCTGGCCGCGGCCCGGCTGGTCGGCCTTCTTCGTCGTCTACACCTTCCTGCTGGGCTTCCTGCTGCCCGTCTCGTGCATCGGCCTCTGCCACGTCCTCATCGTGGCCAAGATGCGCGCCGTGGCGCTGAAGGCGGGCTGGCTGCAGCGCGGGGCGTCGGAGCGCAAGATCACGCGCATGGTGCTGGCGGTGGTGGCCGTGTTCGTGGTCTGCTGGATGCCCTTCTACGTGGTGCAGCTGCTCAACCTCTTCCTGGCGCCGATCGACGACAGCGTCAACCACGTCTCGCTCATCCTCAGCTACGCCAACAGCTGCGCCAACCCCATCCTCTACGGCTTCTTCTCGGACAACTTCAAGAGGTCTTTCCAGAGGATGGTGTGCCTGCGCTGGCTGGAGAGCGGCACTGACGAGCCGGTGGATTACTACGCCACGGCGCTGAAGGGCCGGCCGTGCCACAGCAGCGGCCCCTTGGACTTCCAGCAGGAAGCTCTGCAGGCCGGCCCTTCTTGCAGGCACGGGGCCGTCACCAGGACTACCACTTTATGA